In the Oncorhynchus tshawytscha isolate Ot180627B linkage group LG17, Otsh_v2.0, whole genome shotgun sequence genome, one interval contains:
- the LOC121839755 gene encoding seminal vesicle major clotting proteins-like, which yields MALQCEGFQSARQDVTSLAEAARGQDVTSLAEAVRGQDVTSLAEAVRGQDVTSLAEAVRGQDGTSLAEAARGQDVTSLPEAARGQDVTSLAKAVRGQDGTSLAEAARGQDVTSLPEAARGQDVTSLAKAVRGQDGTTLAKAVRGQDVTTLATAVRGHDGTSLAKAARGQDVTSLAKAVRGQDVTSLAKAVRGQDGTSLAEAARGQDVTSLPEAARGQDVTSLAKAVRGQDGTTLAEAVRGQDVTTLATAVRGQDVTTLASAVRGQDVTSMAKAARGQDVTSLAKAVRGQDVTSLAKAARGQDVTSLAKAVRGQDVTSLAKAVRGQDVTSLAKAVRGQDGTSLAKAVRGQDGTSLAKAVRGQDGTSLAKAVRGQDGTSLAKAVRGQDVTSLAKAVRGQDVTTLAKAVRGQDVTSLAKAVRGQDGTSLAKAVRGQDVTTLAKAVSGQDVTSLA from the coding sequence ATGGCGTTACAATGCGAAGGGTTTCAGAGCGCGAGACAAGATGTAACCAGCCTGGCTGAAGCTGCTAGAGGACAAGATGTAACCAGCCTGGCTGAAGCTGTGAGAGGACAAGATGTAACCAGCCTGGCTGAAGCTGTTAGAGGACAAGATGTAACCAGCCTGGCTGAAGCTGTTAGAGGACAAGATGGAACCAGCCTGGCTGAAGCTGCTAGAGGACAAGATGTAACCAGCCTGCCTGAAGCTGCTAGAGGACAAGATGTAACCAGCCTGGCTAAAGCTGTTAGAGGACAAGATGGAACCAGCCTGGCTGAAGCTGCTAGAGGACAAGATGTAACCAGCCTGCCTGAAGCTGCTAGAGGACAAGATGTAACCAGCCTGGCTAAAGCTGTTAGAGGACAAGATGGAACCACCCTGGCTAAAGCTGTTAGAGGACAAGATGTAACCACCCTGGCTACAGCTGTTAGAGGACACGATGGAACCAGCCTGGCTAAAGCTGCTAGAGGACAAGATGTAACCAGCCTGGCTAAAGCTGTTAGAGGACAAGATGTAACCAGCCTGGCTAAAGCTGTTAGAGGACAAGATGGAACCAGCCTGGCTGAAGCTGCTAGAGGACAAGATGTAACCAGCCTGCCTGAAGCTGCTAGAGGACAAGATGTAACCAGCCTGGCTAAAGCTGTTAGAGGACAAGATGGAACCACCCTGGCTGAAGCTGTTAGAGGACAAGATGTAACCACCCTGGCTACAGCTGTTAGAGGACAAGATGTAACCACCCTGGCTTCAGCTGTTAGAGGACAAGatgtaaccagcatggctaaaGCTGCTAGAGGACAAGATGTAACCAGCCTGGCTAAAGCTGTTAGAGGACAAGATGTAACCAGCCTGGCTAAAGCTGCTAGAGGACAAGATGTAACCAGCCTGGCTAAAGCTGTGAGAGGACAAGATGTAACCAGCCTGGCTAAAGCTGTTAGAGGACAAGATGTAACCAGCCTGGCTAAAGCTGTGAGAGGACAAGATGGAACCAGCCTGGCTAAAGCTGTTAGAGGACAAGATGGAACCAGCCTGGCTAAAGCTGTTAGAGGACAAGATGGAACCAGCCTGGCTAAAGCTGTTAGAGGACAAGATGGAACCAGCCTGGCTAAAGCTGTTAGAGGACAAGATGTAACCAGCCTGGCTAAAGCTGTGAGAGGACAAGATGTAACCACCCTGGCTAAAGCTGTTAGAGGACAAGATGTAACCAGCCTGGCTAAAGCTGTTAGAGGACAAGATGGAACCAGCCTGGCTAAAGCTGTTAGAGGACAAGATGTAACCACCCTGGCTAAAGCTGTTAGTGGACAAGATGTAACCAGCCTGGCTTAA